One Mycolicibacterium fortuitum subsp. fortuitum genomic window carries:
- a CDS encoding PadR family transcriptional regulator — protein MTNPFSSQNSGFGFVPLGREEARLMFHQARAARRDMRHQMRAQAQAAREHGVDASCQTGFGGPGFGPGRGFEFGFEPRGGLGFGFGNFGGPRGRGGRGGRRGRRGDVRAAILTLLAERPMHGYEMTQEIATRSHNLWKPSPGSVYPTLQLLVDEGLIAPAETEGSKKTFELTEEGRQAAEAIDTPPWDQITEDADPAAMNLRGALGQLMAAVGQSSFTASEDQQQRILDIVNNARREVYQVLSEE, from the coding sequence ATGACCAACCCATTCAGTTCACAAAACAGCGGCTTCGGCTTCGTTCCCCTCGGCCGCGAAGAGGCCCGTCTGATGTTCCACCAGGCCCGCGCCGCGCGCCGGGACATGCGTCATCAGATGCGCGCACAGGCACAGGCGGCCCGCGAGCACGGCGTCGACGCCTCGTGCCAGACCGGCTTCGGCGGGCCTGGTTTCGGACCGGGGCGCGGTTTCGAGTTCGGTTTCGAGCCTCGCGGAGGCCTCGGCTTCGGCTTCGGCAATTTCGGCGGCCCCAGAGGCCGGGGCGGGCGCGGCGGACGACGCGGTCGACGCGGCGATGTCCGCGCCGCCATCTTGACGCTGCTCGCCGAACGGCCCATGCACGGCTATGAGATGACCCAGGAAATCGCCACCCGCAGCCACAACCTGTGGAAGCCCAGCCCGGGCTCGGTGTACCCGACGCTGCAACTGCTGGTCGACGAAGGTCTGATCGCCCCGGCCGAAACCGAGGGCAGCAAAAAGACTTTCGAGCTGACCGAGGAGGGACGTCAGGCCGCGGAAGCGATCGACACCCCGCCCTGGGACCAGATCACCGAAGACGCCGATCCGGCCGCCATGAACCTCCGCGGCGCTCTCGGCCAGCTGATGGCCGCCGTCGGGCAGTCGAGCTTCACTGCCAGCGAGGACCAGCAACAGCGCATCCTCGACATCGTCAACAACGCGCGACGCGAGGTCTACCAGGTCCTCAGCGAGGAGTGA
- the glpK gene encoding glycerol kinase GlpK → MGDFVAAIDQGTTSTRCMIFDHAGTEVGRHQLEHEQILPRAGWVEHNPVEIWERTAAAIMTALNRTNLVAGDLAALGITNQRETTLVWNRHTGRPYHNAIVWQDTRTDRIAAALDRDGRGDVIRRKAGLPPATYFSGGKIQWILDNVEGVRRDAENGDALFGTPDSWVTWNLTGGYRGGVHVTDVTNASRTMLMNLETLDWDDELLSFFSIPRQMLPEIKPSSYPGAFGVTRDNGPLAGQVPVTGILGDQQAAMVGQVCLEPGEAKNTYGTGNFLLLNTGEKIVRSENGLLTTVCYQFGDSKPVYALEGSIPVTGSAVQWLRDQLGIISGAAQSEALARQVTDNGGVYFVPAFSGLFAPYWRSDARGVIVGLSRFNTNAHLARATLEAICYQSRDVVEAMEADSGVHLEVLKVDGGITANALCMQIQADVLGVDVVKPVVAETTALGAAYAAGLAVGFWASPDDLRANWQEGQRWNPQWDDEARRTGYAGWRKAVERTLDWVEID, encoded by the coding sequence GTGGGCGACTTCGTAGCTGCAATCGACCAGGGCACCACCAGTACCCGGTGCATGATCTTCGATCACGCCGGGACCGAGGTGGGCCGCCACCAGCTCGAGCACGAGCAGATTCTGCCCAGGGCCGGATGGGTGGAACACAACCCGGTCGAGATCTGGGAACGCACCGCCGCGGCGATCATGACCGCGCTGAACCGCACCAATCTGGTGGCCGGCGACCTTGCCGCGCTGGGCATCACCAACCAGCGGGAGACCACGCTGGTGTGGAACCGGCATACCGGCCGGCCGTACCACAACGCCATCGTGTGGCAGGACACCCGCACCGACCGCATCGCTGCCGCACTGGATCGCGACGGCCGCGGTGACGTGATCCGGCGCAAGGCCGGGCTGCCGCCCGCGACCTACTTCTCCGGCGGCAAGATCCAGTGGATCCTCGACAATGTCGAGGGGGTCCGGCGCGACGCGGAGAACGGCGACGCGCTGTTCGGCACACCGGACAGCTGGGTGACCTGGAACCTCACCGGTGGTTACCGCGGCGGGGTGCACGTCACCGACGTCACCAACGCCAGCCGCACCATGCTGATGAACCTGGAAACCCTCGACTGGGACGACGAACTGTTGTCGTTCTTCTCGATTCCCCGCCAGATGCTGCCCGAGATCAAGCCGTCGTCCTATCCCGGCGCGTTCGGCGTCACCCGCGACAACGGCCCGCTGGCAGGGCAGGTGCCGGTGACCGGAATCCTGGGTGACCAGCAGGCCGCGATGGTGGGGCAGGTGTGCCTGGAACCTGGCGAGGCCAAGAACACCTACGGCACAGGCAATTTCCTGCTCCTCAACACCGGCGAGAAGATCGTGCGTTCGGAGAACGGACTGCTCACCACGGTGTGCTACCAGTTCGGCGACTCGAAACCCGTTTACGCGCTGGAAGGTTCGATCCCGGTTACAGGCTCGGCAGTGCAATGGCTGCGCGATCAGTTGGGCATCATCAGCGGCGCGGCACAGAGCGAGGCGCTGGCCCGGCAGGTGACCGACAACGGCGGCGTCTACTTCGTCCCGGCGTTCTCCGGGCTGTTCGCCCCCTACTGGCGCTCCGACGCCCGGGGCGTCATCGTCGGACTGTCCCGCTTCAATACCAATGCCCACCTGGCGCGGGCCACCCTGGAGGCGATCTGCTACCAGAGCCGCGACGTGGTCGAGGCGATGGAAGCCGATTCCGGTGTGCACCTTGAAGTTTTGAAAGTCGACGGCGGCATCACCGCAAACGCCCTGTGCATGCAGATCCAGGCCGACGTGCTCGGAGTCGACGTGGTCAAACCCGTTGTGGCCGAGACCACGGCGCTGGGCGCGGCGTATGCGGCCGGCCTGGCAGTGGGATTTTGGGCGAGCCCAGACGATCTACGCGCCAACTGGCAGGAAGGTCAGCGCTGGAACCCGCAGTGGGACGACGAGGCTCGCCGGACCGGATACGCCGGCTGGCGCAAAGCCGTCGAACGCACTCTGGACTGGGTCGAGATCGACTGA
- a CDS encoding class I SAM-dependent methyltransferase, producing the protein MAYMAADPSDIDRMPRGGFRASCLDRLLETDRPEYLDRDDVDSSIKNQVIGALDWTGRFFKNHERFAGIALDLIADVPDPRILELGAGHGGVSRQLLADHPSAHVTVTDLDPESVARIAASDLGSHPRAEVRRMDATAIDAADGSYNLVLFALSFHHLRPAQAARVFAEGTRVADTLLIIDLPRPPAPLHLLRLATMLPAAAVLPFVHDGIISSLRSYSPSALRSLAHHADPSIELTLRSGLTEPQIVIARRGR; encoded by the coding sequence ATGGCCTACATGGCTGCCGACCCTTCAGATATCGACCGGATGCCGCGGGGCGGGTTTCGCGCGTCGTGTTTGGACCGGCTGCTCGAAACCGACCGGCCGGAGTATCTGGACCGCGACGACGTGGACAGTTCGATCAAGAATCAGGTGATCGGAGCGCTGGACTGGACCGGCCGGTTCTTCAAGAACCATGAGCGCTTCGCCGGGATCGCGCTCGATCTGATTGCCGATGTGCCCGACCCGCGGATCCTGGAGTTGGGTGCCGGGCACGGCGGGGTGTCGCGGCAACTGCTGGCCGACCATCCGTCAGCGCATGTCACCGTCACCGATCTCGACCCGGAGTCGGTGGCCCGCATCGCCGCAAGCGACCTCGGCAGCCATCCCCGCGCGGAGGTCCGTCGGATGGATGCCACCGCGATCGACGCCGCCGACGGAAGCTACAACCTAGTCCTGTTCGCGTTGTCGTTCCACCATCTGCGCCCGGCGCAGGCTGCGCGGGTGTTCGCCGAGGGCACCCGGGTGGCCGACACGCTGTTGATCATCGATCTGCCACGACCGCCGGCGCCGCTGCATCTGTTGCGACTGGCGACGATGCTGCCCGCAGCCGCGGTGCTTCCGTTCGTGCACGACGGGATCATCAGCTCACTGCGTAGCTACAGCCCTTCGGCGTTGCGCAGCCTGGCACACCATGCCGACCCGTCGATCGAGCTCACACTGCGTAGCGGCCTGACGGAGCCGCAGATCGTGATCGCCAGGCGCGGCCGGTGA
- the eccA gene encoding type VII secretion AAA-ATPase EccA yields MSGSTDAQRVFDAGVLSLGIPIDGLETERDLPYAALAFRRATEYDPDMCDAWLGRAATGDTSPEVIYHLYRTSTLSLFREQRRLGLPQRALSGRFQTGLYLDYPLSTKTEMWLAYAASMIAAKDFDEAEQVLDKLAQTTTAADGDTAEICAYIRGVLHFTTQRWPDVLTALSKSGSFTDSYISAGADLMVGSACAQMGLFGEGIRRLDRAIAGPVPGARRAAEFCKGLTLREMGEEQEARVIFERIYSEDPGFEANAAALADPKYRLVITSKEVVDSRTDRWDPASVPSAEDLLADDLSERGNEYLQAAQQELERQIGLSEVKLQVAKLKSAAMLAKVRGDKGLSSAARSLHLAFTGPPGTGKTTIARVVAQTYCGLGLLRTPNIVEAKRHDFVGQHLGSTAIKTTALIDSAMDGVLFIDEAYTLIQTGLSGGDAFGREAVDTLLARMENDRDRLVVIIAGYDAEIDRFLASNDGLASRFTKRIRFGSYGPHELGDIGKLVARTRDSELSEAAYEELVAACTTLCQSEALDSTGQLRPGIDLAGNGRFVRNVIEAAEEEREYRLSEIHGMNLSDLDEAQLMRIESVDMRAALKQVLGMTASS; encoded by the coding sequence ATGAGTGGATCCACCGATGCGCAGCGGGTTTTCGATGCCGGGGTGCTGTCGCTCGGCATTCCCATCGACGGCTTGGAGACTGAGCGGGACCTGCCTTACGCGGCGCTCGCGTTCCGCCGGGCCACGGAGTACGACCCGGACATGTGTGACGCGTGGCTGGGCCGTGCTGCCACCGGTGACACCAGCCCCGAGGTCATCTATCACCTGTACCGCACCAGCACGCTGTCGTTGTTCCGCGAGCAGCGCCGACTGGGTCTTCCGCAACGAGCGCTGAGTGGACGCTTCCAGACCGGTCTTTACCTCGACTACCCGTTGAGCACCAAAACCGAGATGTGGCTTGCCTACGCGGCCAGCATGATCGCGGCCAAGGATTTCGACGAGGCCGAGCAGGTGCTCGACAAGCTGGCTCAGACCACGACCGCTGCGGACGGTGACACCGCCGAGATCTGCGCCTACATCCGCGGCGTACTGCATTTCACCACGCAGCGCTGGCCCGACGTGCTGACCGCGCTGAGCAAGTCTGGATCGTTCACCGACAGCTACATCAGCGCCGGCGCCGATCTGATGGTCGGATCGGCCTGCGCGCAGATGGGACTGTTCGGTGAGGGCATCCGCCGGCTCGACCGGGCCATCGCGGGTCCCGTTCCGGGAGCGCGCCGGGCCGCCGAGTTCTGCAAGGGGCTGACTCTGCGGGAGATGGGAGAAGAGCAGGAAGCCCGGGTGATCTTCGAACGGATCTACAGCGAGGACCCGGGGTTCGAGGCGAACGCGGCGGCATTGGCGGACCCGAAGTACCGGTTGGTGATCACCTCCAAGGAGGTCGTCGATTCGCGTACCGACCGCTGGGATCCGGCCAGCGTACCGTCGGCAGAAGATCTGCTGGCCGACGACCTGTCAGAACGAGGCAACGAGTATCTGCAGGCCGCGCAACAGGAACTGGAACGCCAGATCGGCTTGTCAGAGGTCAAACTGCAAGTCGCCAAACTGAAGTCAGCGGCGATGCTGGCAAAGGTCCGCGGGGACAAGGGCCTCAGTTCGGCGGCGCGCAGCCTGCACCTGGCGTTCACCGGCCCTCCGGGAACTGGCAAGACCACCATCGCCCGGGTGGTCGCACAGACCTACTGCGGGCTGGGGCTGCTGCGCACGCCCAACATCGTGGAAGCCAAGCGCCACGACTTCGTCGGCCAACATCTCGGTAGCACCGCGATCAAGACCACCGCGCTGATCGACTCGGCGATGGACGGGGTGCTGTTCATCGACGAGGCCTACACGCTGATCCAGACCGGCCTCTCCGGCGGCGACGCGTTCGGGCGCGAGGCCGTCGACACCCTGTTGGCCCGGATGGAGAACGACCGCGACCGTCTCGTCGTGATCATCGCCGGCTACGACGCCGAGATCGATCGCTTCCTGGCCTCCAATGACGGTCTGGCGTCGCGGTTCACCAAACGAATCCGGTTCGGCTCGTACGGTCCGCACGAACTGGGGGACATCGGCAAGCTCGTCGCCCGCACCAGGGACTCCGAATTGTCGGAGGCTGCCTACGAAGAACTCGTCGCCGCCTGCACCACACTGTGCCAGAGCGAGGCACTCGACTCGACCGGACAACTGCGCCCCGGCATCGACCTGGCCGGCAATGGCCGGTTCGTGCGCAATGTGATCGAGGCGGCCGAAGAAGAGCGCGAATACCGTCTCAGCGAGATCCACGGAATGAACCTCTCCGACCTCGACGAGGCACAGCTTATGCGCATCGAATCGGTGGACATGCGGGCCGCGCTCAAACAGGTACTCGGCATGACGGCATCGAGTTGA
- a CDS encoding YbaB/EbfC family nucleoid-associated protein produces the protein MTGLADSLIGRIRKQRDLVQAMDEHCQSISARVTSRDGNVSAEVDGMGAMTGLWLGPAAHKLGADALAKLIIETAGAAAQVATARQQYLSQEFAQRMRELNQAPLTRWDGGAFEPEG, from the coding sequence ATGACCGGGCTCGCCGACTCTCTCATCGGCCGCATCCGTAAGCAGCGCGATCTGGTGCAGGCGATGGATGAGCATTGCCAATCGATTTCGGCGCGGGTCACCAGCCGTGACGGCAACGTCAGCGCCGAGGTCGACGGCATGGGTGCGATGACCGGACTGTGGCTCGGCCCCGCCGCACACAAGTTGGGCGCTGATGCGCTGGCCAAGCTGATCATCGAAACCGCCGGTGCTGCCGCACAGGTGGCGACGGCCCGGCAGCAGTATCTGTCTCAGGAGTTCGCGCAGCGGATGCGGGAACTCAACCAAGCACCGCTCACCCGCTGGGATGGCGGAGCATTCGAACCCGAGGGCTAG
- a CDS encoding PE domain-containing protein: protein MADTDGMSIQPAEVHEISRQLDELADRVQRVMTDEAPNLAVTPSARDEVSQRVAQTLNEVHASFSTSADQGMAEIHEVAATLRGHSSNIAASEDFAG, encoded by the coding sequence ATGGCCGACACCGACGGAATGTCCATCCAGCCCGCAGAGGTCCACGAGATCAGTCGCCAGCTCGACGAACTCGCCGACCGCGTGCAGCGGGTGATGACCGATGAAGCGCCCAACCTCGCGGTGACTCCGTCGGCGCGCGACGAGGTGTCGCAACGAGTTGCCCAGACCCTCAACGAGGTCCACGCTTCATTCAGCACCTCGGCCGACCAGGGCATGGCCGAGATTCACGAGGTGGCAGCGACGCTTCGCGGTCATTCTTCCAACATCGCCGCCTCCGAGGACTTCGCCGGCTGA
- a CDS encoding PPE domain-containing protein, whose translation MGFTDVAWESRSTEQLARDLTEGPGPASVGGAGAAWIRVANELASVSVDFDKLVARLQTVWDSEASSAAAHRLEEFGKWLQAISLSAAGNGQRAEEAAVANTVAVLAMPSVPEAVESRTAQDMMASLAAYNGAVLTGTFAEFDAAATADQANAAAVMQQYEQATAPLAQPWDQPPPPQVSKGNALAAERGGEGASGAAGPASGSASAVPPPPLAPMFAPGIKSSADPKALQKTGFTGAGGASGAGGMGGAPYAPMAAMGRTDQHRDYESVQPAATLDGAGEPGAGVSDTGGAWLPAAQQNDAPFLVSNVSWGPDTAVFDELAAPEVPAGEGFADEPERTLEQVDNRWVTPPVIGVDRGLNI comes from the coding sequence GTGGGGTTCACCGACGTTGCGTGGGAGTCACGCAGCACCGAGCAACTGGCCCGTGACCTCACCGAGGGCCCCGGCCCGGCGTCGGTCGGCGGAGCAGGCGCCGCCTGGATCCGAGTCGCCAACGAATTGGCCAGTGTCTCCGTTGATTTCGACAAGCTCGTGGCGCGCTTGCAGACCGTCTGGGACAGCGAGGCGTCCAGCGCGGCGGCACATCGCCTCGAGGAGTTCGGCAAGTGGCTGCAGGCGATCAGCCTGAGCGCGGCGGGAAACGGTCAGCGTGCCGAAGAAGCCGCGGTCGCCAATACGGTGGCGGTGCTCGCGATGCCCAGCGTGCCGGAGGCCGTCGAGTCCAGGACCGCTCAGGACATGATGGCCTCGCTGGCCGCCTACAACGGGGCAGTGCTGACCGGTACGTTCGCCGAGTTCGACGCGGCCGCCACCGCCGATCAGGCCAATGCCGCAGCGGTCATGCAGCAGTACGAGCAGGCCACGGCGCCCCTGGCCCAGCCGTGGGACCAGCCACCCCCTCCGCAGGTGTCCAAGGGCAATGCCCTTGCGGCTGAACGGGGCGGCGAAGGTGCTTCCGGCGCCGCAGGTCCAGCCTCGGGTTCCGCTTCCGCGGTGCCCCCACCCCCGCTGGCCCCGATGTTCGCACCCGGCATCAAGTCGAGTGCCGACCCGAAAGCGTTGCAGAAGACCGGGTTCACCGGTGCCGGCGGTGCCTCGGGGGCCGGCGGGATGGGTGGGGCGCCCTACGCACCGATGGCTGCCATGGGCCGCACCGACCAGCATCGTGACTACGAATCGGTTCAGCCGGCGGCGACCCTCGACGGAGCCGGTGAGCCCGGTGCCGGAGTGTCCGACACCGGAGGTGCCTGGCTTCCCGCCGCCCAGCAGAACGACGCACCGTTTCTGGTGTCGAACGTCAGTTGGGGCCCCGACACCGCGGTGTTCGACGAACTCGCCGCGCCCGAGGTGCCCGCCGGTGAAGGCTTCGCCGACGAACCGGAGCGCACGCTCGAGCAGGTGGACAACCGCTGGGTCACTCCCCCGGTGATCGGCGTCGACCGGGGACTCAACATATGA
- a CDS encoding ESX secretion-associated protein EspG, whose translation MTVSLAPQVVVTDDELHVLATCLGVQSLPVVLNLRPRHPTETARTEAAGAAARSLTERGLMSSGEVCPELAAVVQSLQRPDRELAMRLVTPDGLARVTVVRHGTQGVSACRVGDEITLGPVDDGADLAGATGALLRRLPASAAAEISPVGAPLAELAQALSDSLDATELSDRVRGLGADTRTAMMLGSALASRVAFAEIVYHALDGDTDRVSRSAGAVAVFYTKRGRIVGAPSSSPSGQLWATLKPGSDHTVKQAIGQLVELSGYRWGDC comes from the coding sequence ATGACGGTCTCGCTGGCTCCACAGGTTGTCGTCACCGACGACGAATTGCACGTTCTGGCCACGTGTCTCGGAGTTCAGTCGTTGCCGGTCGTACTGAACCTGCGGCCACGACATCCGACCGAGACCGCCCGCACAGAGGCGGCCGGCGCCGCCGCCAGGAGCCTCACAGAGCGCGGCCTGATGTCGTCCGGGGAGGTGTGTCCTGAACTGGCCGCGGTCGTGCAATCTCTGCAACGCCCCGACCGCGAACTCGCGATGCGTCTGGTCACTCCCGACGGGCTGGCCCGGGTCACGGTGGTCCGCCATGGCACACAAGGCGTCTCGGCCTGCCGGGTCGGTGACGAGATCACCCTCGGCCCTGTCGACGACGGAGCCGACCTGGCCGGCGCCACCGGCGCCCTGCTACGTCGGCTTCCGGCATCCGCGGCCGCCGAGATCAGTCCGGTCGGGGCTCCGCTGGCCGAGCTCGCCCAGGCGCTGTCGGACTCCCTCGATGCCACCGAATTGTCCGACCGGGTCCGGGGTCTGGGAGCCGACACCCGCACCGCGATGATGCTGGGCTCGGCGCTGGCGAGCCGAGTGGCGTTCGCCGAGATCGTCTACCACGCACTGGACGGCGACACGGACCGCGTCTCGCGTTCTGCCGGGGCCGTCGCGGTGTTCTACACCAAACGTGGCCGCATCGTCGGCGCCCCGAGCTCCTCACCCAGCGGGCAGCTGTGGGCCACGCTCAAACCAGGGTCCGATCACACGGTCAAGCAGGCCATCGGCCAGCTTGTCGAGCTGTCCGGCTACAGATGGGGGGACTGCTAG
- a CDS encoding WXG100 family type VII secretion target, which yields MTLHLTPAEAQSKIENIDKQMMDVRRLASQILDQTEAMTASSWTGGKAAKFRGIMTQHHEDFNYVINNLQHIVDKGKSDINALVSHDAD from the coding sequence ATGACGCTCCATCTGACGCCTGCGGAAGCTCAGAGCAAGATCGAGAACATCGACAAACAGATGATGGATGTCCGGCGGTTGGCTTCCCAGATCCTCGACCAGACCGAGGCCATGACGGCCAGTTCGTGGACGGGCGGCAAGGCCGCGAAGTTCCGCGGCATCATGACGCAGCACCACGAGGACTTCAACTACGTCATCAACAACCTGCAGCACATCGTCGACAAGGGAAAGTCTGACATCAACGCACTCGTCAGCCACGACGCCGACTAG
- a CDS encoding ESX secretion-associated protein EspG yields MITDKVAPIRHDVEPWFMSGFAFRCVWEALGLDNLPSPLSYRHRGRTYMSEVEADRATVLARLRASLNPNRVRILEALRYPAYLLQGFGQIESGEVYRLLGVIGTTGYCAVITQDPSEQLIFGEDVQIIGCVNIDFPQVVLEALPSYEPGTRPRKEELLEDETPASALRDAKITGSILLSGSPEFTMDYQLLNADHLTLINVADDGAYVVNEGTKAFQIIPATVPNLMQVFKKIEKRQSEALAEKLSAAQADREFDALP; encoded by the coding sequence ATGATCACCGACAAGGTGGCCCCGATTCGCCATGACGTCGAACCGTGGTTCATGAGCGGCTTCGCGTTCCGCTGTGTCTGGGAGGCACTGGGCCTCGACAATCTGCCGTCCCCACTGTCCTACCGCCACCGCGGGCGGACCTACATGTCCGAGGTCGAGGCCGACCGAGCCACCGTGCTGGCCCGGTTGCGAGCCAGCCTGAATCCGAATCGGGTTCGCATCCTTGAGGCGTTGAGGTACCCGGCATACCTCCTGCAGGGATTCGGCCAGATCGAGTCCGGCGAGGTGTATCGGCTGCTCGGAGTGATCGGCACGACGGGTTATTGCGCGGTCATCACCCAGGACCCCAGCGAGCAACTCATCTTCGGTGAAGACGTTCAGATCATCGGCTGCGTGAACATCGACTTCCCCCAGGTAGTCCTGGAAGCGCTCCCGTCATACGAGCCCGGGACCCGGCCACGTAAGGAAGAGCTCCTCGAGGACGAGACACCGGCCTCAGCCCTGCGGGACGCGAAGATCACCGGATCGATTCTGCTCAGCGGTTCACCCGAGTTCACCATGGACTACCAACTCCTCAACGCCGACCACCTGACCCTGATCAACGTCGCCGACGACGGTGCGTACGTGGTGAACGAGGGCACGAAGGCGTTTCAGATCATCCCGGCGACGGTCCCCAATCTCATGCAGGTGTTCAAGAAGATCGAGAAACGGCAGTCAGAAGCCCTGGCGGAGAAGCTCTCTGCCGCACAGGCGGACCGGGAGTTCGATGCCTTACCTTGA
- a CDS encoding 3-oxoacyl-[acyl-carrier-protein] synthase III C-terminal domain-containing protein, whose product MPYLDTVSVYVPEGTDSQGRPKHLATAASEMQSVHEMVEKAARQIDGSALAAAADSMAASFHCGTLYQGEHFWPIQNSIQQSVLGTASAGSATEIRQFCSGGLYGVMLADAVLQAGWAGDYAMVTGGDSIFYFDRHEYAASPATEGSLLGDSGFCALLNRTDGFARVISAAARSHNPSEGMMHGRPDGAIDDPTFPTLADWIDRWENYDRRGSGTVRDNAIASFRVAVATVTECYERAGLKPDDIDWFAPSFIEPSYVTDMLAKQTFLQPTPGLYEFASQFGHLTVSDFGVNLTYLMNNKIAKAGDLVLLFAAGNFVNCAAVLLRIEKEVSLSFNMPA is encoded by the coding sequence ATGCCTTACCTTGACACCGTTTCCGTCTACGTGCCCGAGGGCACCGACAGTCAGGGCCGCCCGAAACATCTCGCCACGGCGGCATCGGAGATGCAGTCGGTCCACGAGATGGTGGAGAAGGCAGCGCGTCAGATCGACGGTTCTGCGCTGGCCGCAGCAGCCGACAGCATGGCGGCATCTTTTCACTGCGGCACCCTGTATCAGGGCGAGCATTTCTGGCCGATCCAGAATTCGATCCAGCAATCTGTGTTGGGCACGGCATCTGCCGGTTCGGCAACGGAGATCCGTCAGTTCTGCTCGGGTGGTCTGTACGGCGTGATGCTCGCCGATGCGGTGCTGCAGGCGGGCTGGGCCGGTGACTATGCGATGGTGACCGGCGGCGACAGCATCTTCTACTTCGACCGGCACGAGTATGCGGCCAGTCCCGCCACCGAGGGCTCGCTGCTGGGCGACAGCGGTTTCTGCGCACTGTTGAACCGCACGGACGGGTTCGCGCGGGTGATATCTGCCGCCGCACGCTCGCACAATCCGTCTGAAGGCATGATGCACGGCAGGCCCGACGGCGCCATCGACGATCCGACGTTCCCGACGTTGGCAGATTGGATCGACCGGTGGGAGAACTATGACCGCCGTGGTTCGGGCACAGTGCGGGACAACGCAATAGCCAGCTTTCGGGTCGCTGTCGCGACCGTGACGGAATGCTATGAACGCGCCGGCCTGAAGCCCGATGACATCGACTGGTTCGCCCCGTCCTTCATCGAACCGAGCTACGTCACCGACATGCTCGCGAAACAGACTTTCCTGCAACCCACGCCCGGCCTGTACGAGTTCGCCTCACAGTTCGGGCATCTGACCGTCTCGGACTTCGGGGTGAACCTCACCTATCTGATGAACAACAAGATCGCCAAGGCGGGAGACCTGGTGCTGCTGTTCGCCGCCGGGAATTTCGTCAACTGCGCTGCTGTCCTCTTGCGGATCGAGAAAGAGGTGAGCCTGTCATTCAATATGCCGGCGTGA
- a CDS encoding YbaB/EbfC family nucleoid-associated protein encodes MDNDAARHELIDALALVQEQFAELAVVEQERATLSSTATSADGTVTVSVDCDGIVIDTAVNETYLDDHDLADLGRHITEAAQAAARDIEQKVAELLAPLAQRREQMPSLSDIVEGAPDIRDLLATRVPGPQSDDEPDDFPTVRSAR; translated from the coding sequence ATGGACAACGACGCCGCGCGGCACGAACTCATCGATGCGCTTGCGCTTGTGCAGGAACAGTTCGCCGAACTTGCGGTGGTCGAACAGGAGCGGGCAACCTTGTCCTCAACGGCCACCAGCGCCGATGGCACCGTCACGGTGTCCGTGGACTGCGACGGCATCGTCATCGACACGGCGGTCAACGAAACCTACTTGGATGACCACGATCTGGCCGATCTCGGTCGGCACATCACCGAGGCGGCACAAGCCGCCGCCCGCGACATCGAGCAGAAGGTGGCGGAACTTCTCGCACCGCTGGCGCAGCGGCGTGAGCAGATGCCCTCGCTGTCCGACATCGTCGAGGGAGCCCCCGATATCAGGGATCTGCTGGCGACCCGCGTGCCCGGGCCGCAGAGCGACGACGAACCCGACGACTTTCCCACCGTGAGGAGTGCGCGATGA
- a CDS encoding DUF7161 family protein: MSSEQPTPLRYDQTGLRGRRARVLVDEPTDEIDWPANLPEGIKTVVIVDDTPNPHHTLRVHPVDDPNRVALVVFDQLALYPDTGE, translated from the coding sequence ATGAGCAGCGAGCAGCCCACGCCGTTGCGGTACGACCAGACCGGATTGCGCGGTAGGCGCGCGCGGGTGCTCGTCGACGAACCCACCGATGAGATCGACTGGCCGGCGAATCTGCCCGAGGGCATCAAAACCGTTGTCATCGTGGATGACACCCCCAACCCGCACCACACCCTGCGGGTACATCCGGTCGACGATCCCAACCGGGTCGCCCTGGTGGTGTTCGACCAGCTGGCGCTGTATCCGGACACCGGGGAATAG